In Nicotiana tabacum cultivar K326 chromosome 17, ASM71507v2, whole genome shotgun sequence, one DNA window encodes the following:
- the LOC142171715 gene encoding putative mitochondrial protein AtMg00860, translated as MGEAKVRAIHEWEAPIKVTELRSFLGLVNCYHQFISGYSAKAAPLTELLKKNKPWVWTEHCQKAFEDFKAAVTEDPVLVLPDFAKTFEDNVVDRFSKYATFMPASQGCIAKEAAKLFFKNVVKYWGIPRHIISDRDDPHFTGNLWRDLLNILGMELRFSTSFHPQTDGQTEWVNVLLECYLRHSVRAYQKDWARLLDIA; from the exons ATGGGCGAGGCCAAGGTACGTGCTATCCATGAGTGGGAGGCACCtataaaggtaactgagttgagatccttccttggccttgttaactGCTATCATCAGTTCATCAGTGGCTACTCAGCAAAGGCCGCACCATTGactgagttgctaaagaagaacaagccatgggtttggacGGAGCATTGTCAAAAGGCGTTTGAAGACTTCAAGGCAGCTGTAACAGAGGATCCAGTCTTAGTATTACCTGACTTTGCCAAGACATTTGAG GACAATGTGGTGGATAGgttttccaaatatgccaccttcatgCCCGCCTCACAAGGTTGTATTGCCAAGGAAGCCGCCAAACTATTCTTTAAGAATGTGGTGAAGTATTGGGGCATACCAAGGCATATTATCAGTGACCGAGACGACCCCCATTTTACTGGAAACCTTTGGAGAGATTTACTCAACATACTTGGCATGGAACTGCGCTTTTCCACTAGTTTCCACCCACAGACGGATGGACAAACGGAATGGGTCAATGTcttactagaatgctacttgaggcattCTGTAAGAGCGTATCAAAAAGATTGGGCAAGGCTCCTAGACATCGCctaa